A single Populus alba chromosome 7, ASM523922v2, whole genome shotgun sequence DNA region contains:
- the LOC118043428 gene encoding uncharacterized protein isoform X2 — protein MSLTTYHHHHHHHLLFNNSPHRITLLFTSTSLSFRNLTLSRHVNTSLHSHNFHFKPQTPKSSFNLTLKAYQSDPTIPTQDSKQFNLDQFLSVAELLCIFSSSIITISYALNYTVLNSKRGVLGVIGSNTGFAWGMVVMVSGVVIGAWIRRRQWWRVSRETGREGSRESLNLVGRIEKLEEDLRSSATIIRVLSRQLEKLGIRFRVTRKALKEPIAETAALAQKNSDATRALAVQEDILEKELGEIQKVLLAMQVSSADRLIMPMTNHL, from the exons ATGTCTCTCACAacctaccaccaccaccaccaccaccacctcctcttcAATAACTCGCCGCATCGCATCACCCTCCTCTTCACCTCCACCAGCCTCTCATTCAGAAACCTCACTCTCTCTCGCCACGTCAACACATCCTTGCATTCCCATAATTTCCACTTCAAACCCCAGACTCCCAAAAGCTCTTTCAATCTCACTCTCAAAGCTTACCAATCGGACCCCACAATCCCTACCCAAGATTCCAAACAATTCAACCTCGATCAATTCCTCTCAGTTGCTGAGTTACTCTGCATCTTCTCGTCGTCTATAATCACAATTAGTTACGCATTGAATTATACGGTTTTGAACTCGAAAAGGGGAGTGTTGGGGGTTATAGGGAGTAATACAGGGTTTGCGTGGGGAATGGTGGTGATGGTTAGTGGAGTGGTGATCGGTGCGTGGATAAGAAGGCGGCAGTGGTGGCGGGTTAGTAGGGAGACGGGTAGGGAAGGGAGTAGAGAGAGCTTGAATTTGGTGGGGAGGATTGAGAAATTGGAAGAGGATTTGAGGAGTTCTGCTACCATTATTAGGGTTTTGTCTAGGCAGCTTGAGAAGTTGGGGATTCGGTTTCGGGTTACTAGGAAGGCATTGAAAGAGCCCATTGCTGAG ACTGCAGCTTTGGCTCAAAAGAATTCTGATGCTACTCGAGCATTAGCTGTGCAAGAAGATATTCTGGAAAAGGAGCTTGGTGAAATTCAGAAGGTCTTGTTGGCAATGCAGGTAAGTTCAGCTGATAGATTGATTATGCCAATGACAAACCATTTGTAA
- the LOC118043431 gene encoding uncharacterized protein, with product MGGRGRGSRSRTQRKHFRDGRENVWKRPKSDSASSDPNSNNNSENKTHWQPFSTQNPAFDEYYKEQGIVTAEEWDTFVEVLRTPLPAAFRINSSSQFCEDIKSQLENDFMNSLKAETTDGGEVEAIRPLPWYPDNLAWHSNFSRMQLRKNQTLERFHEFLKLENEIGNITRQEAVSMVPPLFLDVRPDHFVFDMCAAPGSKTFQLLEIIYQSTKSGSLPDGMVMANDLDVQRCNLLIHQTKRMCTANLIVTNNEAQHFPGCRADKNGSKASEMEIEPQISQLLFDRVLCDVPCSGDGTLRKAPDMWRKWNPGMGNGLHSLQIQIAMRGLSLLKVGGRMVYSTCSMNPVEDEAVVAEILRKCGGSVELVDVSSELPQLVRRPGVRKWKVRDKDLWLASHKDVSKFQRYHILPSMFPSGKSYVAPANKDLEHENGENAISEDGILPTEDASTEDLIEEVSDLPLERCMRIVPHDQNSGAFFIAVLQKLSPLPAIQEKPSKKRNLFKKNPEVQGKLLDQVTEDNSGLEPDSRDVAVEKISEAATEADLIVDEPDEADMEPDPSNISNQDSEETKALVNGETDSGKAVGKRKLQLQGKWKGVDPVLFFKDESIINSIKMFYGIDESFPFDGHLISRNSDKNHVKRIYYVSKSVKDVLGLNFRVGQQLKIASIGLKMFERQTSREGTATPCSFRISSEGLPVILPHITNQILHASSVDFKHLLQYKAIKFADFVDAEFGEKASKLMMGCCVIVMRDSKTMSDPIKVDASTIAIGCWKGRSNLSVMVTAIDCQELLERLSVRMEAEKGSSVQENKFNVDELQLNGASKVEESETTQLAADP from the exons atgggagGGAGAGGAAGAGGAAGCAGGTCACGAACTCAAAGAAAGCACTTTCGTGATGGCAGAGAGAATGTTTGGAAACGCCCCAAATCTGACAGTGCCTCGTCTGATCCCAACAGCAATAACAACTCTGAGAACAAGACTCATTGGCAGCCTTTTTCTACTCAAAACCCCGCCTTCGACGAATACTACAAG gaGCAAGGGATAGTGACAGCAGAAGAATGGGATACCTTTGTCGAAGTTCTTAGAACACCCTTGCCTGCTGCTTTTAGAATCAATTCAAG TAGCCAATTTTGTGAAGATATCAAATCACAGCTTGAGAATGACTTTATGAATTCTCTTAAAGCAGAG ACCACTGATGGTGGTGAAGTGGAGGCTATTAGACCATTGCCTTGGTACCCTGATAATCTTGCCTGGCATTCAAATTTTTCCCGGATGCAGCTAAGGAAGAACCAAACCCTTGAGag GTTCCATGAGTTCTTAAAGCTAGAAAATGAAATTGGAAACATCACCAGACAGGAGGCTGTCAGCATG GTACCTCCACTCTTCCTTGATGTACGTCCGGATCATTTTGTATTTGATA TGTGTGCTGCACCAGGTTCAAAAACATTTCAGTTGCTGGAGATTATATACCAATCAACAAAGTCAGGATCACTTCCTGATGGAATG GTTATGGCAAATGATCTGGATGTCCAGAGATGTAATCTTCTCATCCATCAAACAAAAAGAATGTGCACTGCCAACTTGATAGTCACAAATAATGAAGCCCAGCACTTCCCTGGGTGCCGTGCAGACAAAAATGGCTCTAAAGCTTCTGAAATGGAAATCGAGCCACAGATTAGTCAGCTTCTCTTTGATCGAGTGTTATGTGATGTTCCCTGTAGTGGAGATGGTACCCTCCGCAAGGCTCCAGATATGTGGAGGAAATG GAATCCAGGGATGGGCAATGGGCTCCATAGTCTACAAATTCAGATAGCGATGCGAG GCCTATCATTGCTCAAAGTTGGTGGAAGAATGGTGTACTCGACTTGCTCAATGAATCCAGTTGAGGATGAGGCTGTTGTTGCTGAG ATTCTACGTAAATGTGGAGGGTCTGTTGAACTTGTTGACGTCTCCAGTGAACTTCCTCAACTTGTTCGTCGGCCTGGTGTCAGAAAATGGAAG GTACGTGACAAAGATCTCTGGTTAGCTTCCCACAAAGATGTCTCCAAATTCCAGAGATACCATATACTTCCCAGCATGTTTCCTTCAGGCAAAAGCTATGTTGCCCCCGCCAACAAGGATCTTGAGCACGAGAATGGTGAAAATGCAATTTCTGAAGATGGGATTCTGCCAACAGAAGATGCTTCTACTGAAGATTTGATTGAGGAAGTTTCTGATCTCCCCCTGGAACGTTGTATGAGGATAGTGCCTCATGATCAGAACAGTGGGGCCTTTTTCATTGCTGTCCTCCAGAAACTCTCTCCTTTACCAG CCATTCAGGAGAAACCCAGTAAGAAAAGGAATTTGTTCAAAAAGAATCCTGAAGTGCAAGGAAAATTATTGGATCAGGTTACTGAAGATAATAGTGGGCTGGAGCCAGACTCCAGAGATGTCGCAGTAGAAAAAATTTCTGAAGCAGCCACAGAGGCAGATTTAATTGTTGATGAGCCAGATGAAGCTGATATGGAACCTGATCCTTCTAATATATCTAACCAAGATTCAGAGGAAACCAAAGCACTGGTTAATGGGGAAACTGATTCTGGGAAGGCTGTGGGGAAGAGAAAGTTGCAACTTCAAGGCAAATGGAAAGGGGTTGACcctgttcttttctttaaagATGAATCTATTATCAATAGCATAAAAATGTTCTATGGGATTGATGAGTCATTTCCTTTTGATGGCCACTTGATCTCAAGAAATAGTGATAAGAACCATGTGAAGAGAATTTACTATGTCTCAAAGTCAGTTAAGGATGTTCTTGGGTTGAATTTCCGTGTTGGTCAGCAACTTAAGATTGCTTCTATCGGCCTGAAGATGTTT GAGCGACAAACTTCAAGAGAAGGTACTGCTACCCCCTGTTCATTCAGGATATCATCAGAAGGATTGCCAGTGATTCTTCCACACATCACTAATCAGATCCTACATGCATCCTCGGTAGATTTCAAGCATCTTTTGCAGTATAAAGCAATAAAGTTTGCTGACTTTGTTGATGCTGAGTTTGGCGAGAAGGCATCAAAGCTAATGATGGGTTGTTGTGTTATAGTCATGCGAG ACAGCAAAACCATGTCGGATCCTATCAAGGTGGATGCGTCAACAATAGCCATTGGCTGCTGGAAGGGTAGATCCAATTTGAGTGTGATGGTCACAGCAATTGACTGCCAAGAATTGCTAGAAAGGCTTTCAGTACGCATGGAAGCTGAAAAAGGCTCTTCAGTGCAAGAAAACAAGTTCAATGTTGATGAACTGCAGCTTAATGGAGCAAGCAAGGTTGAGGAATCTGAAACTACTCAGCTGGCTGCAGATCCTTGA
- the LOC118043429 gene encoding polyadenylate-binding protein 2 isoform X1 yields the protein MEEEEHEVYGGEIPDVEGDMDPHNADVDMSAAEDDAVKELDEMKKRLKEMEEEAAALREMQAKVEKEMGAVPDPASAAANQANKEEADSRSVFVGNVDYACTPEEVQQHFQSCGTVNRVTILTDKFGQPKGFAYVEFVEVEAIQEALALNESELHGRQLKVSPKRTNVPGMKQYRPRSFNPYMGNRFRRPYAPPYFYSPYGYGKVPRFRRSMRYMPYY from the exons atggaggaagaagagcATGAGGTCTACGGTGGAGAGATTCCCGATGTGGAAGGCGATATGGATCCTCATAACGCCGACGTTGACATGTCCGCCGCCGAAGATGATGCCGTCAAG GAGTTGGAtgagatgaagaagagattgaaGGAGATGGAAGAGGAAGCGGCTGCTCTTCGTGAGATGCAAGCAAAAGTTGAGAAGGAAATGGGCGCTGTTCCag ATCCAGCTAGTGCAGCAGCTAATCAAGCAAACAAAGAGGAAGCAGATTCTCGTTCTGTGTTTGTTGGCAAT GTTGATTATGCATGCACGCCTGAAGAAGTGCAGCAGCATTTTCAGTCCTGTGGTACGGTAAATAGGGTTACTATTTTGACAGATAAGTTTGGCCAGCCAAAGGGCTTTGCTTATGTGGAGTTCGTTGAAGTAGAAGCTATTCAAGAGGCTCTGGCTCTCAACGAATCTGAACTACATGGCCGTCAATTGAAG GTTTCTCCCAAAAGGACCAATGTTCCTGGAATGAAGCAATATCGTCCTAGATCTTTCAATCCTTACATGGGTAACCGGTTCAGGAGGCCATATGCACCCCCATATTTCTACTCTCCTTATGGATACGG GAAGGTGCCTAGATTCAGAAGGTCAATGCGATACATGCCTTATTACTAA
- the LOC140955774 gene encoding ABC transporter G family member 1-like: MRLILLYPYQIIGRERSNGQYGAGVFVVGNTRSSIPCLLMISLIPGAIAFYIVGLQKSLEHFVYFALLLFVCMMLVESLMMIVAGTVPDFLMGIITGAGIQGVMMLLEAFSGSPDRLPKPLRRYPVHYIALHKHANQGFYKNHFEILKGWHSLTMNGGSYRLMFWGIVKLVEKVKPIIKAAIAAATRQPRQISENPSSSLLDEARV; this comes from the exons ATGCGACTGATTTTACTTTATCCATACCAGATTATCGGACGAGAAAGATCAAACGGGCAATACGGTGCTGGTGTATTCGTCGTTGGAAACACACGGTCTTCCATTCCTTGCCTGCTCATGATCTCTTTAATCCCTGGCGCGATAGCTTTTTATATCGTTGGCCTTCAAAAGAGTTTGGAACACTTTGTCTACTTTGCTCTGCTACTCTTCGTGTGCATGATGCTGGTTGAAAGCTTAATGATGATCGTTGCAGGTACTGTGCCAGATTTCTTGATGGGTATTATAACAGGTGCTGGGATTCAAGGCGTGATGATGTTACTTGAAGCTTTTTCTGGGTCGCCAGATCGTCTTCCTAAGCCTCTCCGGAGATATCCAGTGCACTACATTGCACTCCACAAGCATGCAAACCAAGGGTTCTACAAGAACCATTTTGAAATTCTGAAGGGTTGGCATTCCCTAACAAT GAATGGTGGTTCTTATCGCCTCATGTTTTGGGGAATTGTAAAACTTGTTGAAAAGGTTAAAccaatcatcaaagctgctatTGCTGCTGCTACAAGACAACCAAGACAGATCTCAGAGAATCCCTCTTCCTCACTTTTAGATGAAGCTCGTGTGTAG
- the LOC118043428 gene encoding uncharacterized protein isoform X1: protein MSLTTYHHHHHHHLLFNNSPHRITLLFTSTSLSFRNLTLSRHVNTSLHSHNFHFKPQTPKSSFNLTLKAYQSDPTIPTQDSKQFNLDQFLSVAELLCIFSSSIITISYALNYTVLNSKRGVLGVIGSNTGFAWGMVVMVSGVVIGAWIRRRQWWRVSRETGREGSRESLNLVGRIEKLEEDLRSSATIIRVLSRQLEKLGIRFRVTRKALKEPIAETAALAQKNSDATRALAVQEDILEKELGEIQKVLLAMQEQQQKQLELILAIGKSGKLWDNRREPVQEQELIKTSTEGVNQLQTHETQPLVTSKGSNNDIP from the exons ATGTCTCTCACAacctaccaccaccaccaccaccaccacctcctcttcAATAACTCGCCGCATCGCATCACCCTCCTCTTCACCTCCACCAGCCTCTCATTCAGAAACCTCACTCTCTCTCGCCACGTCAACACATCCTTGCATTCCCATAATTTCCACTTCAAACCCCAGACTCCCAAAAGCTCTTTCAATCTCACTCTCAAAGCTTACCAATCGGACCCCACAATCCCTACCCAAGATTCCAAACAATTCAACCTCGATCAATTCCTCTCAGTTGCTGAGTTACTCTGCATCTTCTCGTCGTCTATAATCACAATTAGTTACGCATTGAATTATACGGTTTTGAACTCGAAAAGGGGAGTGTTGGGGGTTATAGGGAGTAATACAGGGTTTGCGTGGGGAATGGTGGTGATGGTTAGTGGAGTGGTGATCGGTGCGTGGATAAGAAGGCGGCAGTGGTGGCGGGTTAGTAGGGAGACGGGTAGGGAAGGGAGTAGAGAGAGCTTGAATTTGGTGGGGAGGATTGAGAAATTGGAAGAGGATTTGAGGAGTTCTGCTACCATTATTAGGGTTTTGTCTAGGCAGCTTGAGAAGTTGGGGATTCGGTTTCGGGTTACTAGGAAGGCATTGAAAGAGCCCATTGCTGAG ACTGCAGCTTTGGCTCAAAAGAATTCTGATGCTACTCGAGCATTAGCTGTGCAAGAAGATATTCTGGAAAAGGAGCTTGGTGAAATTCAGAAGGTCTTGTTGGCAATGCAG GAGCAGCAGCAAAAACAACTGGAGCTAATTCTTGCAATTGGGAAGAGTGGCAAGTTATGGGATAACAGGCGGGAACCTGTCCAAGAACAAGAATTGATTAAAACATCAACTGAGGGGGTGAACCAGTTGCAAACCCATGAAACTCAACCTCTAGTTACAAGCAAGGGAAGCAATAATGACATACCATAA
- the LOC118043430 gene encoding ras-related protein Rab11D — protein MASGGGYGDASQKIDYVFKVVLIGDSAVGKSQILARFARNEFSLDSKATIGVEFQTRTLVIDHKSVKAQIWDTAGQERYRAVTSAYYRGAVGAMLVYDITKRLTFDHIPRWLEELRNHADKNIVIILIGNKSDLEDQRAVPIEDAKEFAQKEGLFFLETSALQATNVENAFMTVLTEIFNIVNKKNLVAGEDQSNGNPASLSGKKIIVPGPAQEIPAKSKCCS, from the exons ATGGCTAGTGGGGGTGGATACGGAGATGCGAGCCAGAAGATAGACTATGTATTCAAGGTGGTGTTGATAGGGGACTCAGCAGTTGGGAAATCACAAATACTTGCTCGATTTGCTAGAAACGAGTTTAGTCTTGACTCTAAAGCTACTATTGGAGTCGAGTTTCAAACTCGGACTCTTGTTATTGATCATAAGAGTGTTAAGGCCCAGATCTGGGATACTGCTGGTCAAGAACG GTATAGAGCAGTCACAAGTGCATACTACAGGGGTGCTGTTGGGGCAATGCTGGTGTATGACATAACCAAGCGTCTGACCTTTGATCACATACCACGCTGGCTGGAAGAGCTGCGAAACCATGCTGACAAGAACATAGTTATCATTTTGATTGGGAACAAAAGTGATCTCGAGGACCAGCGGGCTGTACCCATTGAGGATGCCAAAGAATTTGCCCAGAAGGAAGGACTATTCTTCTTAGAGACCTCTGCGCTGCAAGCAACTAATGTTGAGAACGCCTTTATGACTGTGTTGACAGAGATCTTCAACATTGTAAACAAGAAGAACCTGGTTGCTGGTGAAGATCAAAGCAATGGTAACCCCGCATCGCTATCTGGCAAGAAGATTATCGTTCCAGGCCCTGCACAAGAAATTCCAGCGAAGAGCAAGTGTTGTAGCTAA
- the LOC118043429 gene encoding polyadenylate-binding protein 3 isoform X2 yields the protein MGHMGRKVDYACTPEEVQQHFQSCGTVNRVTILTDKFGQPKGFAYVEFVEVEAIQEALALNESELHGRQLKVSPKRTNVPGMKQYRPRSFNPYMGNRFRRPYAPPYFYSPYGYGKVPRFRRSMRYMPYY from the exons ATGGGACACATGGGGAGGAAG GTTGATTATGCATGCACGCCTGAAGAAGTGCAGCAGCATTTTCAGTCCTGTGGTACGGTAAATAGGGTTACTATTTTGACAGATAAGTTTGGCCAGCCAAAGGGCTTTGCTTATGTGGAGTTCGTTGAAGTAGAAGCTATTCAAGAGGCTCTGGCTCTCAACGAATCTGAACTACATGGCCGTCAATTGAAG GTTTCTCCCAAAAGGACCAATGTTCCTGGAATGAAGCAATATCGTCCTAGATCTTTCAATCCTTACATGGGTAACCGGTTCAGGAGGCCATATGCACCCCCATATTTCTACTCTCCTTATGGATACGG GAAGGTGCCTAGATTCAGAAGGTCAATGCGATACATGCCTTATTACTAA